Within Aliivibrio fischeri, the genomic segment TATTTGATTCGTATCAGCGAGATCACTGTATTGAATAGGTATCTACTGGTTGATTTTGAAGTGCTTTAAAATAAAGAATGAAACACTCAGTAAGATTACCTATAAATTGCGCCACCCACGCAGATAAGCATACTGTCTTTATATAAAGCACTTGGAGATCAAAAGTAGAATAGGGGTTAGAGTATCTAACCCCTTGCTTTTACTTATTTATCCATATGTAAAACAGTACGGATAGACTTACCTTCGTGCATTAGATCGAACGCAGCGTTTACATCCGCAAGACCCATAGTGTGAGTGATGAAGTCATCAAGAGCGAACTCACCTTGCATGTAACGGTCAACGATACCTGGAAGTTCAGTACGGCCTTTAACGCCACCGAATGCAGAGCCACGCCATACACGACCCGTTACTAGTTGGAACGGACGAGTTGAGATTTCTTGACCCGCACCAGCAACACCGATGATGATTGATTCACCCCAACCTTTGTGACAACACTCAAGAGCCGAACGCATAACGTTAACGTTACCGATACACTCGAAAGAGTAATCAACACCACCGTCAGTCATTTCAACAATCACTTCTTGAATTGGCTTGTCGTAGTTCATTGGGTTGATGCAATCAGTTGCACCTAATTTTTTAGCCAGTTCGTATTTGCTTTCGTTCAAGTCAACACCGATGATGCGGCTTGCACCAGCCATTTTTGCACCGATGATAGCTGAAAGACCGATACCACCTAGACCAAATACAGCAACCGTGTCACCTTTTTCAACTTTAGCAGTGTTAAGAACCGCACCCATACCAGTAGTAACACCACAACCTAGAAGACAAACTTCTTCAAGAGGGGCATCTTTAGATACTTTCGCTAAAGAGATTTCAGGAAGAACTGTGTATTCAGAGAACGTAGAACAACCCATGTAATGGAAGATAGTTTCACCGTTAATAGAGAAACGGCTAGTCCCATCAGGCATAAGGCCTTGGCCTTGAGTTTCACGAACCGCTTGGCAAAGGTTAGTTTTGCCAGATTTACAGAATTTACACTCACCACATTCAGCAGTGTAAAGAGGGATAACGTGGTCACCGACTTCAAGACCAGTTACGCCTTCACCCACCATTTCAACAATACCGCCACCTTCGTGACCTAAGATTGAAGGGAAGATGCCTTCTGGATCATCACCAGATAGAGTGAATAGGTCAGTGTGACAAACACCAGTAGCAACGATGCGAACTAAAACTTCACCCGCTTTAGGAAGTTGCACATCCACTTCTTCCATTTTAAGAGGTTCGCCAGCAGCCCAAGCTACCATTGCTTTAGATTTAATGTGAGTTTGACCAGGTTTAATATCAAGCGCCATTGGATTTTCCTTTTAATATATTCGGATGAGCAGTCAACTAAAGCGTAGCTGAGTTTTTTATTTCTGCTCTCTCGTTTTGATGTGGCTAGTATAAGTGTGAACAAGGATGTTGATAATCCCCATAAAATGAAAATGATTTTTACGGTTATGTAATAATAAATGTAGAATAGAGTATTTATGGAGTAGATATCTCAGTTTAAAAGGGAAATATGAAATGAGACCTGACAAAGGTGGGTCATATAGATATGCTGCTTGTATTAAAGGAGTATGAATAAATATGAGCCAATGCAGTAGTAAAATTTGGGGACTATTTTTAATTTTGCTTGTGGTGTTTTCAGCAGGCTCTTTTGCTGCATCTCAAGTTAATACTTCATTACCTTCTAGTGAAACCATTACGCCTTATCAAAAGTCCTCATCAATTATAAACGCTTTGGTTATTTCTGATTGTGCTCAATGGGATCATGATCTGTCATTAGGCTACAGTTCAGAGCGACATCATTGTTGTGCATCTGTGTGCTTATTAAAAATGTCATGTGGTCAATCTTTAGTGGTTACGCATTCTCTTTTAAGTTCTTTAGCTTTGATTAATGTGGATCAAGCTGAAAAAGCCATCGTACGTAATCAAACCTTATTTCGCCCTCCAATTGTGTAATTCTTAATGTAAAGTTTTTGTATTTTTACCGATGTTATTAATCGATTTAGGATTTATTCAATGAAAAAGTTATTTGTTTTTTTATCAGCAGTTATGTTTACATTCTCTGTTCAGGCTACACAGTTTGAGGAGGGGAAATATTATCAAGTTCTCGATGTAGCGAAATCAACCCAACCCAAGGTGACGGAGTTTTTTTCATTCTATTGTCCGCACTGCTATAAGTTTGAAGCGGTGATTAAGAATTTAAAACCCGCTTTAGCGAAGAGCGTCAAATTTGAAAAAGTGCATGTTGCTTTTATGGGAAATGATATGGCAGTACCTATGGCAAAATCGTACGCCACTATGGTTGTACTTGGGGTTGAGGATAAAATGGTACCAGCTATGTTTAAGCAGATTCATGAGTTAGGGCAACGTCCAAAAAATGAAGATGAACTTCGTCAAGTCTTTATCAATAATGGTATTGACCCTGATAAATATGATGAGGCTTATAATAGTGCGGCTGTGAGTGCGATGCAGCGTAAGTTTGATATTCAGTTTGAAGCAAGTACGTTAACAGGGGTTCCAGGAGTATTGGTGAACAATAAATACATTGTTAAACCTAATGCCATTCGTAGTTACGATGAATACAACCAACTGGTAAATTATTTACTGACATTGTAATTTTTTATTTAAGCTACAAACTTGAGATACAAAAAAGCCCTCACAGATTGAGGGCTTTTTATTGCATAACATTATGCAGGGATATTTTGTGTGAACACTTCTTTGTTAGCTGATTCTTTTTGCCACTTATCAATAACCAAAGCCGCAATCATATCTCCCTCAACGTTAACCGCTGTACGGAAAGTATCAAGTGGGCGTTCAATAATTAATAAGATCGCAATGGCTTCTAGAGGGATCCCAGCAGCTAACAGAACCAGTTGCATACCCGACATGGATCCTGATGGCATACCAGGAGCGCCAACAGATGATACCATTGCCATAATAAAGATCATGACTAACCCTGAGGTTGTTAAATCGACCCCAAAAAGTTGAGCTAGGAATATAGCTGCAACACCTTCAAATAGCGCTGTTCCATCCATATTCATTACCGCACCAAGTGGTAGCACCATACTGCTTGTACTTTGAGATACCCCTAGCTTTTCTTGTGCGCTTTGCATTGCTAGAGGCAGAGTTGCAGAACTAGAAGAGGTTGCAAATGCCATCGCCATTGGAGCTGAGATCGCTTTAAATAAGGTTGTATACTTAATGCCTGTCGCTATTTTAGCTATTGTTGGTAAAACAATTGCGCCATGAATTAAAGTAAGAACAAAGACCAGTAAAGCAAACAGAGCTAATTGTTGAAATAAAGACTCGCCACCTCGGACAGTAAAATCAAAAACAATGGCAAACACAGCTAATGGAGCTAGGCGAATAATCCAACCTACTAGTGTATTAATGCTTTTATTTAAACCGCTGAGCACATCAAAAACAGGATGCTTTTCTGGTAGTGATGAAAGTAAAGCCAGTCCCAACATAAATGAAAACACAACGATAGCGAGTAAGTTCCCATTGGTTAATGCTGCAACAGGATTTACTAAAGCCATATTTAATAACTTACTTGCAATGGCTGCACCACCAGCGGATTCTTCACTAATGAGCTGAACATTGTCACCAACAGGAGCAAACTCTGTAAGAGGTTGCCATGCAGGCATCAATAATGATGCACCTAAACCAAGAGATATCGCTAATAATGTGGTGAAACTGTAAAACAATAACGTATTTCGACCTACTTGTTTTAAGCGGGTGATAGAGCCAATGCTTGTAATACCTTGAAGTAAAGAAAGCATTACCACTAAACCGACCACCATTTTGAGTAAACCAATATAGGTAATTTTTCCTAACATGATTACTTGGTACCAAGCCGCTTGGGTTACGTCAGTTGTTGGAGAAATAAATAGTGTAATAAACCAAGCAAGTAATGCTGCTAGTAGTAATTGCAGAGGCAAAGAATGACGAAGTTTGTTCCACATAATGATTATTCCAGTTACTTTGAAAAATGTTGCTTTATACGTTTATTAAAAGATGGCTCCTTTAATAAACGCATGCAGTATAAAAAATAAAGTCCGTTAAATTAAATCTAACGGACTTTGATATTAAGTGAATTACAATGTTTTAGACCCTAGACCCTAGACCCTAGACCCTAGACCCTAGACCCTAGTTCTTATTTATCCATATGTAGAACAGTACGGATAGACTTACCTTCGTGCATTAGATCGAACGCAGCGTTTACATCCGCAAGACCCATAGTGTGAGTGATGAAGTCATCAAGAGCGAACTCACCTTGCATGTAACGGTCAACGATACCTGGAAGTTCAGTACGGCCTTTAACACCACCGAATGCAGAGCCACGCCATACACGACCCGTTACTAGTTGGAACGGACGAGTTGAGATTTCTTGACCTGCACCAGCAACACCGATGATGATTGATTCACCCCAACCTTTGTGACAACACTCAAGAGCCGAACGCATAACGTTAACGTTACCGATACACTCGAAAGAGTAATCAACACCACCGTCAGTCATTTCAACAATCACTTCTTGAATTGGCTTGTCGTAGTTCATTGGGTTGATGCAATCAGTTGCACCTAGTTTTTTAGCCAGTTCGTATTTGCTTTCGTTCAAGTCAACACCGATGATGCGGCTTGCACCAGCCATTTTTGCACCGATGATAGCTGAAAGACCGATACCACCTAGACCGAATACAGCAACTGTGTCGCCTTTTTCAACTTTAGCAGTGTTAAGAACAGCACCCATACCAGTAGTAACACCACAACCTAGAAGACAAACTTCTTCAAGAGGGGCATCTTTAGATACTTTCGCTAAAGAGATTTCAGGAAGAACTGTGTATTCAGAGAACGTAGAACAACCCATGTAATGGAAGATAGTTTCACCGTTAATAGAGAAACGGCTAGTCCCATCAGGCATAAGGCCTTGGCCTTGAGTTTCACGAACCGATTGGCAAAGGTTAGTTTTGCCAGATTTACAGAATTTACACTCACCACATTCAGCAGTGTAAAGAGGGATAACGTGGTCACCGACTTCAAGACCAGTTACGCCTTCACCCACCATTTCAACAATACCGCCACCTTCGTGACCTAAGATTGAAGGGAAGATACCTTCTGGATCATCACCAGATAGAGTGAATAGGTCAGTGTGACAAACACCAGTAGCAACGATGCGAACTAAAACTTCACCCGCTTTAGGAAGTTGAACATCCACTTCTTCCATTTTAAGAGGTTCGCCAGCAGCCCAAGCTACCATTGCTTTAGATTTAATGTGAGTTTGACCAGGTTTAATATCAAGCGCCATTGGATTTTCCTTTTAATATATTCGGATGAGCAGTCAACTAAAGCGTAGTTGAGTTTTTTATTTCTGCTCTCTCGTTTTGATGTGGCCATTATAAGTATTTCGCATCAATTGATAATACGTTAGAATGGTAAATAATTTTTACGAATACGTAATAATAGTAGTGGAGAATAGCCTGTGATTGATTGGGAAGGGGTAACGGAATTCGTTGCCGTTGCTGAAGCGCAAAGCTTTACTGGAGCCGCTAGGGCTCTTGATACTTCTGTTGCTCAAATTAGCCGTAAAGTCGCGGCCTTAGAGGATCGTCTTTCAATTAAACTATTGATAAGAACAACTCGAAAAGTTTCTGTAACGGAGGCTGGGCAAACTTATTATCAACATTGTCGTCATTTAGTTGAAGGTTTAAAACAAGCTGATAGAGCTATTACAGAGCTAAACGCAACTCCGCAAGGGCGCTTAAAAATTACCTCTTCAGTGACATATGGTGAGCAATTGATCGCACCATTACTGAGTGACTTTATGCTGATGTACCCACAGCTTGAACTTGAACTTGTGTTATCAAATCAAACATTAGATTTGGTTGAGCAAGATTTTGATTTAGCGATTCGATTAGGGCGTTTAACCGATTCAACTATGATGGCAAAACGTCTATCTAGCCGCCAAGTGCGCGTATGTGCTTCTCCTAGTTATATTGAGAAACATGGTGAGCCTCATACCTTATCTGAACTATCGCAACACAACTGTTTAGTTGGTAGCTTGCCTATTTGGCGCTTTATTGAAAATAAAAAAGAAAAAAGCGTAAGAGTAAAAGGTTCTGTTCACTGTAATAGCGGAGCGGCATTAACCAATGCAGCATTAAAAGGTTTAGGTATTGTTCAGCTGCCTGATTTTTATGTTCAAGAGTCAATGGATAAAGGTGAATTAGTGGAGATCCTTGTTCCTTATCGTGAGCCAAAAGAAGGGATCTGGGCTGTGTACCCAAATAACCGACACCTTTCAACTAAGGTTCGTTTATTGGTTGAATTTTTAGCACAAGAGCTAGCTGAATAAATGAGTGTTAAACAAGAAAGCAGAGATGCTAGCTTTTATATGCAACGAGCAATGGAACTGGCTGCTATCGCAGAGCAAGAGGGTGAAGTTCCTGTTGGTGCTGTGATTGTCTTGGATGATGAAATTATCGGAGAGGGGTGGAATCGCTCAATCAGTACTCATGATGCAACTGCTCATGCTGAGATGATGGCAATTAAACAAGCGGGTAGTAAAATTGAAAACTATCGTTTAGTTGATGCGACATTATACGTTACGTTAGAGCCATGCCCTATGTGTGCAGGCGCGATTGTACATAGTCGTATTAAACGCGTTATTTTTGGTGCATCAGATATGAAAACAGGGGCATCAGGAAGCGTGATAAACTTGTTTACTTCAGCAACGGCGTTTCATTTTGTTGAATGTGAATCAGGTGTGATGGAAGAGGCATGTCGTTCTCAGTTGCAGGCGTTTTTTAAAAGAAGACGTAAAGAGAAGAAAGAAGAGAAAAAAGCCAGAAGAGAAGCTGAGCAGAAATAAAGACGAATAGGATCTAAAAAGGCAAGCCATTACTGGTTTGCCTTTTTCTTTTGTATGTCTATCGACAAGAGAAGGGTTCGCCTGTGTCGAATAATGCTTGAGCGTATGAACGTTGACGCTGTAAGACTTTTTTATGGTTATTCAGTAGCTTTCTACGGCGTTGTGTACTGCTTCTGAGTGTACTTTTACTTTTTGGTTTTCTTCTACCAGAGAGCATAAACTCCCCTAATTAAACGAATAAAAAGCGCGTTTATTGTATTTGTAAAACGCGCATAAAAATAGATGATGTGGAATGAAGATTAAGCCTCTATTGTTACCGTATTATGACGATGAATCTGAGATAAGATTCATAATTATAAATTACTTTTTGGTCTCAATCGCTTGGCTAACACTGGCTTCCGCTGATGACAGAGGAACATCGATGACTTGTAGATCTTCAACTGTCAGTTCTTCTTGTTTTAATTTGTTCGCTTGTTCTTGTTCGTAACCAATAATGCTTTGATAATAACGTCTAATATTTTCAACGTAATTTTGCGCTTCATCACCACGTGCAAAACCATAACGTAAGTATCGGTAATAACGCTGTTGACGAAGCAGTGGTAAATTGTCTTTTACATCAGTCCATGAATCAGGATCACCACCTAAACGTTGTGTTAGACGCCTTGCATCCATCATATGACCAAAACCGATGTTATATGAAGCCAGTGCGAACCAAATTTTTTCATGTTCGGTGATTGAATCTGGAATTCGTTTTACTATTCGACGTAAATATTCTGCACCACCGCGAATACTTTGTTCGGGGTTTAAACGATTCTTAACTCCTACAGATTGGGCTGTTGGTAGAGTTAGCATCATCATACCACGAACCCCAGTTGGTGATTTTGCAAGTGGGTTCCAATGAGATTCTTGATAAGAAAGAGCAGCAAGGAATCGCCAATCAAAATCACCTGCGTATTTCTTAAATAGCGGTTCCCATTTTGGTAGTTTGCTTTCTAATGCACGGATAAAGGCGCGAGTATCTACATAATCAAAAGACTCTACGTGTCCAAAATATTTTTCTTCAAGAAGGGCAAGCTTACCGCTTTCTTTCAACTCACCAAAAAATTCAATTAATAGCGCTTGTAAACTGTCATCTTCGGTTTGTTGTAAGAACCATGCGACTGGCTGATCTTCTGTAACTTCGAAAGCAACAGCCAGATCGGGATGAATACGTTGAGTTAATGATAACTCTACCGAATCAGCTAAAGTGTAATGTATTTCACCTGTTGCTACTTTTTTCAAAAGCTCGCTTACATCAGTATCTGCTGCGGTATTCCAATCAAGATTTGGGTATTTCTCTTTTAATTTTATAAGCGTACCTTCAAAACTTGAATCTTTAACAATAGTAAGGTTTTCATCAAGTTGAGTTAGGTTTTTTATGTTGCGTGGTCGCCAACTTCCTTTCTTATAAACGACTTGTTGGCTGACATAATAGTAGACAGGACCTGGACGGAATTTTTGTAAGCGTTCAGGGGTGATCGTCATGTTGGCTGCAATGATATCGACTTCATTACGTTCCAAAGCAGGAAATAAGCCTGAATAAGTATATGCAGGGGTGATCTCTAGTTTTACTTCTAACTTTTCAGCAAATGCTTTAGCAAGATCATAATCTAATCCCGTAGGACCATTTGAACCAATATAATAAGAAAGTTGGTTATTTAATGTGCTGACTCGTAAGATGCCACGTTCTCTAATTTGCTCTAGTTTGGTTTTGGGTTCAGATTCTACCTGACAACCGGTTAAGGTAATTAAAAGGGTAGAAATAACCAAACAAGATTGTATGAATCGGTGATGTCGAATGCGGCTCAAGTCAGGATGCTCTTTTTAAAATTTAAGGCGTAGTTATATCAAATGGTAAATAAAGAGGCAAAAGTGCGGTAACAAATTACAACAATAATTAGATATTGAGACAGATAAAGTGCATTGTATGGTTAATTATTGTCCTATTTTAAGGAAATTACGGTTCGTTACCCTTTTTTTTAAAAAAATACGCAAACGGTTGCTTTTGGTGTTACTTCACAAAAAAAAATCCTTTATAATGCGCTCGCAATAGCAGAGGTAACATCGGCATAGTCACTATGAGCCATGAGTATTTAATTGAGTTATATACATCTAATCTCATGAAACTATTCCAATATTACCTTTAATTCATTGCCAAAGAGACCTAGTACATGAGAATTTTGCGTGGTTCACCTGCTCTATCTGAATTTCGTGTTAACAAGCTGCTTGAGCTTTGTCGCGAGCTGAGTTTACCTGTTACTGGTATTTATGCTGAGTTTGCACATTTTGCTGATGTAACAGCAGAGCTTGATGCGTCTGAAGTACAGAAATTAGAAAAATTACTAACTTACGGTCCAACCATTGAAGAACATGAGCCTGAAGGCTTATTGCTTCTTACCACTCCTCGTCCAGGAACGATCTCTCCTTGGTCTTCAAAATCTACTGATATTGCTCATAACTGTGGTTTAGATAAAATTGCACGTTTAGAGCGTGGAACGGCATTTTATATTGAAAGCTCTGAAGAGTTATCAGAACTTCAATTAATTGAATTAAAAGCAATTCTTCATGATCGCATGATGGAGGTGGTTTTCACTGACTTCGAATCAGCATCAGCGTTATTTGCTGTATCTGAACCTGCACCGTATACAGAAGTCGATCTACTGACTGGTGGCCGTAAAGCGCTTGAAGACGCAAACGTTACCCTTGGTCTTGCTTTGGCGGAAGATGAGATTGATTACCTGCTTGAAAGTTTTACTGAAAAACTTGAGCGTAATCCGACTGACATCGAGTTAATGATGTTTGCACAAGCGAACTCAGAGCACTGTCGCCATAAGATCTTCAACGCTGATTGGACTATCGACGGCGTTAAGCAAGAAAAATCATTGTTCAAGATGATTAAGAATACGTTTGAAGTTACTCCTGATAACGTACTTTCTGCATACAAAGATAACGCAGCTGTTATGACGGGCTCTGAAGTAGGTCGCTTCTTCCCAGATCCTGAAACTCGCCAGTACAACTACCACCAAGAGAAAACACACATCTTGATGAAGGTTGAAACGCACAACCACCCAACAGCTATCTCTCCATGGCCGGGCGCATCAACAGGTTCAGGCGGTGAAATCCGTGATGAAGGCGCAACAGGTATTGGTGGTAAGCCAAAAGCTGGTCTTGTGGCGTTCTCTGTATCTAACCTTAAGATCCCGAACTTTGTTCAACCTTGGGAAACAGACTTTGGTAAGCCAAGCCGTATCGTTACAGCATTGGATATCATGCTTGAAGGTCCTCTTGGTGGCGCGGCATTCAACAACGAATTTGGTCGTCCAAACCTACTAGGTTACTTCCGTACTTACGAAGAGAAAGTTAACTCTCACGCCGGTGTTGAAGTTCGCGGTTACCACAAGCCAATCATGCTAGCTGGTGGCCTTGGTAACATTCGTGATGAGCACGTTCAGAAGAAAGAGATCCCAGTAGGTGCAAGCCTAATCGTTCTTGGTGGCCCTGCTATGAACATCGGCCTTGGTGGCGGTGCAGCATCTTCTATGGATTCTGGTTCTTCTTCTGAAGATCTAGATTTCGCTTCGGTACAACGTGAAAACCCAGAGATGGAGCGTCGTTGTCAGGAAGTTATCGATCGTTGTTGGCAGCTAGGTGATGCGAACCCAATCGCATTCATCCACGATGTGGGCGCAGG encodes:
- a CDS encoding thiol:disulfide interchange protein DsbA/DsbL; the encoded protein is MKKLFVFLSAVMFTFSVQATQFEEGKYYQVLDVAKSTQPKVTEFFSFYCPHCYKFEAVIKNLKPALAKSVKFEKVHVAFMGNDMAVPMAKSYATMVVLGVEDKMVPAMFKQIHELGQRPKNEDELRQVFINNGIDPDKYDEAYNSAAVSAMQRKFDIQFEASTLTGVPGVLVNNKYIVKPNAIRSYDEYNQLVNYLLTL
- a CDS encoding dicarboxylate/amino acid:cation symporter; translation: MWNKLRHSLPLQLLLAALLAWFITLFISPTTDVTQAAWYQVIMLGKITYIGLLKMVVGLVVMLSLLQGITSIGSITRLKQVGRNTLLFYSFTTLLAISLGLGASLLMPAWQPLTEFAPVGDNVQLISEESAGGAAIASKLLNMALVNPVAALTNGNLLAIVVFSFMLGLALLSSLPEKHPVFDVLSGLNKSINTLVGWIIRLAPLAVFAIVFDFTVRGGESLFQQLALFALLVFVLTLIHGAIVLPTIAKIATGIKYTTLFKAISAPMAMAFATSSSSATLPLAMQSAQEKLGVSQSTSSMVLPLGAVMNMDGTALFEGVAAIFLAQLFGVDLTTSGLVMIFIMAMVSSVGAPGMPSGSMSGMQLVLLAAGIPLEAIAILLIIERPLDTFRTAVNVEGDMIAALVIDKWQKESANKEVFTQNIPA
- a CDS encoding S-(hydroxymethyl)glutathione dehydrogenase/class III alcohol dehydrogenase; translation: MALDIKPGQTHIKSKAMVAWAAGEPLKMEEVDVQLPKAGEVLVRIVATGVCHTDLFTLSGDDPEGIFPSILGHEGGGIVEMVGEGVTGLEVGDHVIPLYTAECGECKFCKSGKTNLCQSVRETQGQGLMPDGTSRFSINGETIFHYMGCSTFSEYTVLPEISLAKVSKDAPLEEVCLLGCGVTTGMGAVLNTAKVEKGDTVAVFGLGGIGLSAIIGAKMAGASRIIGVDLNESKYELAKKLGATDCINPMNYDKPIQEVIVEMTDGGVDYSFECIGNVNVMRSALECCHKGWGESIIIGVAGAGQEISTRPFQLVTGRVWRGSAFGGVKGRTELPGIVDRYMQGEFALDDFITHTMGLADVNAAFDLMHEGKSIRTVLHMDK
- a CDS encoding S-(hydroxymethyl)glutathione dehydrogenase/class III alcohol dehydrogenase → MALDIKPGQTHIKSKAMVAWAAGEPLKMEEVDVQLPKAGEVLVRIVATGVCHTDLFTLSGDDPEGIFPSILGHEGGGIVEMVGEGVTGLEVGDHVIPLYTAECGECKFCKSGKTNLCQAVRETQGQGLMPDGTSRFSINGETIFHYMGCSTFSEYTVLPEISLAKVSKDAPLEEVCLLGCGVTTGMGAVLNTAKVEKGDTVAVFGLGGIGLSAIIGAKMAGASRIIGVDLNESKYELAKKLGATDCINPMNYDKPIQEVIVEMTDGGVDYSFECIGNVNVMRSALECCHKGWGESIIIGVAGAGQEISTRPFQLVTGRVWRGSAFGGVKGRTELPGIVDRYMQGEFALDDFITHTMGLADVNAAFDLMHEGKSIRTVLHMDK
- the tadA gene encoding tRNA adenosine(34) deaminase TadA — its product is MSVKQESRDASFYMQRAMELAAIAEQEGEVPVGAVIVLDDEIIGEGWNRSISTHDATAHAEMMAIKQAGSKIENYRLVDATLYVTLEPCPMCAGAIVHSRIKRVIFGASDMKTGASGSVINLFTSATAFHFVECESGVMEEACRSQLQAFFKRRRKEKKEEKKARREAEQK
- a CDS encoding LysR substrate-binding domain-containing protein codes for the protein MIDWEGVTEFVAVAEAQSFTGAARALDTSVAQISRKVAALEDRLSIKLLIRTTRKVSVTEAGQTYYQHCRHLVEGLKQADRAITELNATPQGRLKITSSVTYGEQLIAPLLSDFMLMYPQLELELVLSNQTLDLVEQDFDLAIRLGRLTDSTMMAKRLSSRQVRVCASPSYIEKHGEPHTLSELSQHNCLVGSLPIWRFIENKKEKSVRVKGSVHCNSGAALTNAALKGLGIVQLPDFYVQESMDKGELVEILVPYREPKEGIWAVYPNNRHLSTKVRLLVEFLAQELAE
- the mltF gene encoding membrane-bound lytic murein transglycosylase MltF, yielding MSRIRHHRFIQSCLVISTLLITLTGCQVESEPKTKLEQIRERGILRVSTLNNQLSYYIGSNGPTGLDYDLAKAFAEKLEVKLEITPAYTYSGLFPALERNEVDIIAANMTITPERLQKFRPGPVYYYVSQQVVYKKGSWRPRNIKNLTQLDENLTIVKDSSFEGTLIKLKEKYPNLDWNTAADTDVSELLKKVATGEIHYTLADSVELSLTQRIHPDLAVAFEVTEDQPVAWFLQQTEDDSLQALLIEFFGELKESGKLALLEEKYFGHVESFDYVDTRAFIRALESKLPKWEPLFKKYAGDFDWRFLAALSYQESHWNPLAKSPTGVRGMMMLTLPTAQSVGVKNRLNPEQSIRGGAEYLRRIVKRIPDSITEHEKIWFALASYNIGFGHMMDARRLTQRLGGDPDSWTDVKDNLPLLRQQRYYRYLRYGFARGDEAQNYVENIRRYYQSIIGYEQEQANKLKQEELTVEDLQVIDVPLSSAEASVSQAIETKK